The Sparus aurata chromosome 15, fSpaAur1.1, whole genome shotgun sequence genomic interval GCCGCCACAAGCTCGGATATACAGTACCTTGGTCCAAAATGCTACGTAGCCCTGCAGTTAGCATGACTGCTCTTAATTGTTGATGTGTGCACTTTATCCTACTGAGTAAGCTGCTGAACAACAAGCTCAGGGACTGTATCCAACTACCTCATGCCTCAAccacatgtaagaaaacacctAACTTTATCAGAAAGAATGAACAATCAGCAACCAACATGACTATCGTTAGTACTTACCGCTGTCAAGCTAGCATGCTAGTACTGGGAAACTTGGCAGGCACTTTCTCTACCATTCTTGTACTAGCTCATATAGCATTAGTGATATATGTGCGCTTAGGTGGACGGGCCTTGAGGAAGATTGTGGTCATGTGTAAGGGGTGCATGGGCAGAGTACATGTGGGTGGGCAGGTACAGGTATTCAAGCAGGTAGGCCATCcaataatattattttgattacatttcagATGAAATGTTTGGATGGGCTTTTTAGAGGCCTGCGACAGGCTTTTCTTGGAAGTACACCAAAAAATGCACCTGAAATAACTTGCCAGCCCTAGTTTTAAACTCATATGTTAGAGTAAGAACAAGTGAGGCTCTTCAAGTTTACTCTTTTATTCATAAAAAGTCAAGACTGACATGAAGTAGTAGTTTTTCCGCAtcaccgctgatttcatttcTTTGAAATGGAATTGATTAAATCAACTCCTTGCATAAGAATTTCGttcatgtgtttgtgaaaaACACTCTGAAATCAGCAACTCTGACGTTCAGGTTGAGATTAAAAGGGGCATAGCGGCTGGAGCTGAGAAGCCTTCGTAAAACGACACCCAAACTGCCAGTTGGCTTAACGTTGAGGGGGCAGCACTGGGAAATACGTTCCTGCAGTTATGGGTACTGACAACACTTGTATGTTGAAGACACATGTAGGCATCTACAGTAAGATATCATTTTTCTATAGCATTACACAACTCATTTCATATAAGTATTTCATAACCTCTGTTTTTATGGTATGCTGTAGCGATTCCTGAATTACATTACAATATAATTGCTTTAAATGGCATTTGGTTAAATACATCAAATATCAGTCTGTATTTTTACTTTTGGGAAGAACTGAAAACAGCACACGAAGACAACACAAAATGCAATCCTACATTCACTTTACCTGAGTCAAATACGTAAAGTCCCATAAAAGCACATCAGGTCTAATCTGAATCTGTTGTGAAAATCTAGTGCAGATCTAACAAAGAACAAACCGGGTTGAACTAGGCAAAATCAAGCACCACGCCAATATCGTACGAACAGAAACATCCTCTctttcagacacacaaaacaacacaaacaaaacatacatcACTTTCACTTTCCCTTAAGTTTATCCCTGAAAATCTTACGATGATCAACTATTGATAAAATCTGACAATAATAGTCTCTTAAAAGTCAGGCTTGACATTTATGCTTATtccattttaaataaaataaagcttAGGACATGCCAGGCTTTTCAGTAAACAcagtatgcaaataaatacttcTCTTTATCAAGTGGCTCTTCATTGGTACAATGAGGCACATCATTGGTGAGTATGAATATTATTGTATGGCACAGATCTTACTGTCGCCAGTAGAACATGTTATGTGTCTTGTGGCACCTTTTCTTACTGGTTTTGTTCTGTGCAATTGTTGCTTCTCCTTGCTCCAACTGCATCCTTTGCAGGGTTTTGCAGATTCACAGCTACACTTCTGAACTCCCAATCAATGAAATAGTCTCTCCTCAAGCAAGCTGATGGACTTGTTCATCAGGGTCTTTTCATCATCCACAAATTTGTACCCAAACAGCTTCATGGTAGGTCCACACACTCTCTGCACTACCTGAGCCAGTGTGAAGGGAATGCTAAACCTCCATTTCTCTGCCTGCTCTGAGGAGTTCTTCTGGGTGGAGTAAATCCCGCTGGCTTCCTGTGTGGTCTGGGTGTTCCTCAGAATCCATTCTCTAGCTTGGGGACTAAAAGGTATCCCTGTGAACCTGTACATCTCCTCTGCCTTCTGCATGGGGTAGCGGGCGATATCCTCGTAGCGCACCAACATGTAGCGTTTCCTCAGCCAGCGAGGTCGGCTCAGTCCCACCTCTGCAGACATCCTAATGTGGTCACAGTTTCCTTTGAGCCTCTTcacctcctcatcatcctcaggCACCTGGCCATCCTGTGCCCAGGTCTTCCACGTCTGGTACTTGGAAGAGAAAGCCACCATGCGGGATGCTAAGATGGCCCTTGGGTCTCGGACTAGCTGGATCACTCTCACATCCAGACGGGGATCCTCcactaaaggctgcaatgtTTCCAGCTGGCGTACGCGGACAGTCTTAATGGCATGGTGTTTCTTGGAAAGGCAGGATTCAGACGCAAGGGTCAAGTTCAGCGGCCCACAGCGACGAGTCTTACAGTGATACCTAGGACAAGAGAGGTATAATTATGGTAAACATCTTTCAAAGAGTTGAACATGTGAAGGCTTATTTCCAGCCTCTAGGGTTCCTGAAATAAATGACTTGCCATTTATGTATTTGTCAGCTACAGCACTCATTGGCAGTGATACAATCATGGGGGACACTCTACTTTTGGTCCAGCACAACGCTTTGTCACACATTGAAGAACTGGACGTTGGGCCGTAATAGTTTTCCATCCATCTCCAATCAAGAAGTGCTCGGACATCATTCAGTTGACTATgagtttgaaataaaaacagaaaggcaaGCTCACCTACAACAATTGGGAAAAGGAGCCAATCACCTAGTTTTAGCTGTTCtaccaacatttaaaaatgagcCCAGGTCAGGTCTAGGCAAGATCTAGCATACCAGAATGGAAGATAACTGTGGCGCAGATTTGGGCAAGTTCAGGCTGGTAAAGTTTTGCTATCTGGGTTTGTGAAATCATCTTCAACAATGGGAACAAAGGAAGGTAAACAGTTCTGTTCTTTTGAGATCTTTTCATCGGCAGTCACAGATGCAGTTTCTGTGAAGGAAGTGCTTGTGCGCAAGTGACATTTCGTTTACTAATGGCTCACCTTGCTTGAAGTGTTGACCGTACCAtgcagtgaaaacacagcaATATGCAGTATTTAGGAAAACTCTCTGTACCAAATGGAGGCCAAACAAATGCTGTTAGAAGCAACAGCCCCTTTCTCTTTGCAACTGTATCATAGTAGTTGTTTAATTCCATCTTAAAGGTTCAACCAACATTGTAAGCTCGATCAGTGACAGTGAGTATCAAGAGAATTTACAATACCTCTCAAAGACATCTTTGATAACAGGAGTGCAGACAGGTTCTTCACAGAGCGATAAACTAGACTCTCTGCGGAAAAGAGCCGGGGTGACGTGGTCCTGAGGTGGGGGAGAGATGAACTTCTCAAGAGGAGAGAAATCACACAGGAAGAGTCCCTGGACAACCTCCCGATAGATTCCTGCCAACACTGTCCCATTGTTTGCCTCTCCAGCCATGGTCAGCATGCGCTCAACGTGCCACAAGGGCTCAAACAGGTAAAACATGTTATCGCCGTGCTGGTTGAAAAATTCCCCCACAAAGGAGGAACCTGTTCGTGTTGTGGCAAGGAGTAATATGTGCTTACGGCCACCGCTAAAGCTGTACGTGCCTGAATCATCTAATTCGTCCTCCTCTTGCTCCGCAGAGAGACTTGAGTAATTCCCTGGTGTACCAGTGAGTTGAGAGAGCAGCATTTTAAGCATCATCAGGGAGCCATTTTGTGTCGCGATGCCATAATCCAGTGGGGTCTGCAGGGTCTGCTGTGGCGTCTGCCTCTGGATCAGCTTATCAGAGACCCTGATGAGACACAGAGGCTCACATCAATTAACAACAGATAAAAGAGTGGCGGTATCTAAGATTTAATGAAGCCACTGTAAGTTTGACAGGAAATCCAGAGAATCACATCCTTGGTCTCAATTACTGTTTGACGTGTTGTAAAACGAGGTTTGCTTTCTTTCTGAGAGTTAAgtgagaagatcaataccactaTTGTGTCTGTGGGTTGCAGTCACAGCTACAGCaagcagctggttagcatggCTTAGCATAAATACTGGAAACTACTATGAAAACCATTGCTCATGTCTAAGAAATAGTCTGGactcaatttaaaaaagatattGATGAGTCTTCTTCCCTAATGTACATTGATTAAAAAGCCACAACGAAAGCCAAGATGGAAAATGAGCGTCGACGACAGAAAGAGATGAGATGAGTTCTCTTACCTTGATATGATGTTGCTTTCCTTCTCGATGATGACCAGGGCCACGATACAGATGAAGACAATTGCATATTTGGTCTTCATTCTTGAGTCCTGGCTTTGTAGTTGGACATCTAGGGTTGAGCGTTGGTCATAGCTTGTCATGCAGAGGCTAAAGCTTCATTCTGCAATAAGAAAGGTACATTAGTAAAGACAATAAACAGTGTAAACAAAATAGATGTCATTCCTGGTTTATAACACCAAGAGAACGCTTGACTGGGTGAAGAGGATTGGCAAATAAAGTACAATGCTGAATATTATCACTTTTACACCAAAATAATGGTGTATTAGCACATTTATTTAACTAAGCTAAAAGTAggctttgacttttttacattgTCATTAGGCATGTTTGCCTTTGTGTTCGTAATTGTTTCCCCTTGTGTTCCACATTTATCATCACAAATGCACCATAGAAGCAGGGAACCATAGGAAGTAGCAGACAGAATACATCCAGAAGACATTAAAcctgttttaaaaagtctttgtaaaaaagttgtttttttcagagctGATAATGGAAGTTGCTAAGAAGTGAGATATCttgtcttttctcatctctgttgaaaGTTGCACATGcgcagaggggaaaaaaagttaagGTGTTcactcaggtgtgtgttttcatctaagCCAATCATAGCCAGATACCAGTGACTATTGTGGAGTCAAATGACGcacactgaagacaaaagcGAGATGTTTGCGGGTGTTGGTGgggttttttgtccagtgtgaaaagGAGTTTAAGAGGCCTTGAAAAATGTATGTCCAGCACTACCATGAAAtcactcaacagcaatgtctcgtcttgttttatgtttatgacaaaaagcatcataaaaaaaatggGAGAGACACTTAAGAGTTATTAATTAAACTCCCATCTTACCTTCAAGAAACAAATCTAAGTTTAGTGAGTGTTTTTATCATATCAGCACAACCTGCAGCTATGCACCTCACGGTTACAGTTGATCCGAGATCACAAATGTTCAGCAATTGAGAAACACACAGGTTTTGTaaacttgttttcctcatttctCAGAACTGAAGAAAAACACCGTAGGGCAGGGGTCATGGGTGtgggtgaagaagaagacgcaTGAGAGAGGGCGAGAGGGGCTTAATGTAAACAGGAGAGACTTTCAAAGCCTGAAAAACCCTGGAACACTTCCACATGGCACTGAGTCAGAGGACACTCAACACCCCCTTCTCTTCAGCATGAAACTCTTTCAGCAACAAAAAAGTGAGTTTTTGTCGAAGTTTCAGCACCTTGGGTTATATTCATGGACTCAAGCCTCGACATGCCAAGAGTTACATGAACAGGGCACGTCAGGTTAGTATCATAACCAAATCTGGTGCCATTAGCGGTTGTGATATCCTCCCATCCTATGGGAGTATTGTGTTACCCTGACATGTTTAAAAGCTATTCAAGCTATTTATTGAGTTAGGAAGACAACCCACAGTTATGTAGCCATACGAGCACACAATGTTCCTCTTTTGAACAACTCAACCATTCTGACATTGGATTTCATTTGAAATTCTTAATTACAACCAATTTCCTAATTTAGAATGAATTGCctatggacattttttttattttttttatgttactgaGCACAGTAACCCCCCTCCcgaaccacacaaacacacacacacacacacataccattTGGACCTGTCAGGAGAGTGAATAATTTCTACAAAGCATATCATTAAGGGGAAAAAGACACCGTTTCCAAGCCGTTGTGGAGTGATTGTGTGCTCTGTAAGTAAATATCACCCAATTATCTGAGCTTAATATGCCATAGCCGTCAAACTGTCAGGCTCAGGCGCTTGAGCTGAGCACTTTTACATATTCAAGAGTCACTGGAGCGTTTGGCAAATCTGACTATCTGCTcaagcagaaacacacatcacTCTGTTTATCATCTCACTACAAATTACATTAATGGCTGCCTTCAAAAGCCTCGAGCAGCATCTCACAGAGACGCCGAGAGCTGAATCCCCACTGAAGGCTTTGCTGCTCATCCAGGGGTGTAAACAATTAACTCTTATAGGCAAATATTGAGAAGCATTATGATTTGTGTAGGTGCTGTCTGCCATTCCCACGTGATTGATTGATTTCAGTTTGGACATACTAGGTGCCGTTTGGAAATAAAGCAAACTaccccctctgtgtgtgtgtgtgtgtgtgtgtggttcccTTTTTATACTCTAGTAGTCATTTAAGGGGGGAGGGGGCTTCCAATTCAGTAGCGTTTTTTCCAACATTCCCACCACCACCAGAATGAATACACACTGATGAGTACTCCTGCACACTATTAATCTCTGCTGCACTGAGATGATGCTTTCAAACACTCAAAATTAAATCGGGAAAATGGTTATCCGAGCATCTCACATCTATAACAGATAGACTTATTGATCACTACCCGGCACACACAGCCTCCATATTTGCACAATCATCTTTTATACCTGCGAtcacatgaggaaaaaaaacaaaacgcgtaCGCATCAATCACCCATCGGCTGAAACGGTGGAAGCAGCGGCGGACTTTATCATCAATCGTCATGTTTAAGGTTTTACGCGCATGGCAGCAGGATGTTTACAAGCTGCCGGTGGATCCACacggttgttgttttttcccagCTTTGAGTCATTTCCTGCCAGAAATACACACGATGCGGAGATGTCTCGGGTGGCGGATGTCACAAACCTTTagctggtctctctctctgcaatcGAGCGACAAAAAGAAGCGTCCCCCGGTCCGGTGAGAAACAGTGTCGTCCCCTCGTAGCATCttgccgccgccgctgctgctgctgcattgtcTCGGACAAGGACACACTGCTTCATTGTGCCCTCGGACGCGGGCTCGTCTCCTCCGCCGGATGAATGAGAGGCAGCGCGGAGGCTCGGACGACGGGCTCACACATGAAGGAGAGCAAAACggaaattgataaaaaaaaaatgttttctttaattgatAGAATTGGCTAttaagcaaaacatttttttaaaaaaattaaaagaagaagaagaagtgaaagcTGTGTCACAGAAGTAGTCGCAGAGTCACAGAAAGGCGCACCAACTTCCCTGAAAGTGACTTTTTTCGTTCAAACTTCAGAACTTTGTCTCCAACTTTTCCCACCATGTGTCGGAGCACACTGCAGAGCGGGCTGTGTGACTGCAGCCACGCTCCGCGTCACCGCTCGCTCCTGCGTGGGACATCCTGTGCTGGCGAGGTCACGTGATCCCAAAACAGGCTACCCTGCAATTTAAAGTATAAAGACCCCCCTTGTTTACGGAAGTGCCTCCAGAGCCTACAGAGTCCATGCCACTGTGGAGACTCAGCCTCGGTTTAGAGAAAGACAATTGAATTGCATGTTGTGAATGCAGATGGCTGTTGATCTAGGGATTACTGTCATAAAGATAAGCTCAGGTTTATTTGTGCCCTGAAGGGAAAGTAGGCTGAAGGACAAGAAGTCACATAATCTGCTCTGGACAGCCTTCATTTCCATTCATCTTCATAAAGACTTCATTAAAATGATAGTTGTGTTGGCAagacacaaataaacagaacacAAGATAATTACGGCACTAATTCAACTGCAAACACTctcagtttatttgttatttgttaccCTCATATTCCACTTTAAAGCTCCTATCTGTAAGAaaggttgatttttgagtcaCATTCCCATCAAATACTCACACTGTGGGGTTGTAAAACGGGTCGGCCACCATTATTATATGTCaatatttgacgagttgggaatcaGACTcataaatcaacttttcttagaAATAGGGCTTTAATTGATTATCCGTCAGCAGTACAATATAACCAAATGCACAAATTGTGAGCAGTGAGCcttaatacattttcatcccTGGACAATCAGACTTCACAGATGGGACTGTCAAACTGCAGATGGATTTGACTTTCACCATATAGATACTGTATTTCAAACATACACCCCTATGACTGTCTTAACACTGATTTTACTGATAGCATTATATCTTGAACCTTTTGTAGTCATAGTATAGAAACAGTGTCGCCTTATCTCAGGAATTTAGAAATACAGAGGTCCAAAATTCACTATTTGCGATGTAATAGAGGGTATGAGAAATAT includes:
- the chst3a gene encoding carbohydrate sulfotransferase 3a; the encoded protein is MTSYDQRSTLDVQLQSQDSRMKTKYAIVFICIVALVIIEKESNIISRVSDKLIQRQTPQQTLQTPLDYGIATQNGSLMMLKMLLSQLTGTPGNYSSLSAEQEEDELDDSGTYSFSGGRKHILLLATTRTGSSFVGEFFNQHGDNMFYLFEPLWHVERMLTMAGEANNGTVLAGIYREVVQGLFLCDFSPLEKFISPPPQDHVTPALFRRESSLSLCEEPVCTPVIKDVFERYHCKTRRCGPLNLTLASESCLSKKHHAIKTVRVRQLETLQPLVEDPRLDVRVIQLVRDPRAILASRMVAFSSKYQTWKTWAQDGQVPEDDEEVKRLKGNCDHIRMSAEVGLSRPRWLRKRYMLVRYEDIARYPMQKAEEMYRFTGIPFSPQAREWILRNTQTTQEASGIYSTQKNSSEQAEKWRFSIPFTLAQVVQRVCGPTMKLFGYKFVDDEKTLMNKSISLLEERLFH